A single window of uncultured Pseudodesulfovibrio sp. DNA harbors:
- a CDS encoding N-acetyl sugar amidotransferase, whose amino-acid sequence MTVEKRVKMTNISPDISKVNLQICSRCIYDERVSGISFDEEGVCNYCHQQDSLVEQYGTGNAKGEAAFDEIVEDMKLQGKNKKYDCIIGVSGGTDSSYMLHLAKERGLRPLAVHYDNTWNTAVSTQNIRKMLEALDIDLYTHVVNNKESDDIFKSFFMASVAEIEAATDLALAEVMYRAANKWGIKYILEGHSFIAEGITPLGRNYFDGKYIQSIHAQYGTRPMKTYPLMTFSRFLWWALACRIKKVRPYWYIKYSKEDAMKLLKEKYGWEYYGGHHLENRMTAFAHSVYFPEKFNSDFRNNTLSALARHGRLSRAEAWRQYNTPRAVETGLIAYFCKRLGLSEEEYSKIMSRPPRSWTEFPTYKKRFERFRPLFAVLAKAELVPYSFYIKYCFPTGL is encoded by the coding sequence GTGACAGTTGAAAAACGAGTGAAAATGACCAACATAAGCCCTGACATCTCGAAGGTTAATCTTCAGATATGCTCTCGTTGTATTTATGATGAGCGAGTTTCAGGTATTTCTTTTGATGAAGAGGGTGTGTGTAACTATTGTCATCAGCAAGATTCTCTTGTGGAGCAATATGGAACCGGGAATGCGAAAGGAGAAGCCGCGTTCGACGAAATAGTCGAAGATATGAAACTTCAGGGAAAGAATAAGAAGTATGATTGTATTATTGGCGTAAGTGGTGGGACAGATTCATCCTATATGCTTCATCTTGCCAAGGAAAGAGGGCTGCGCCCGTTGGCTGTGCATTATGATAATACCTGGAACACGGCAGTTTCCACACAGAACATTCGAAAGATGTTGGAAGCATTAGATATTGATTTGTATACACACGTCGTCAATAACAAGGAATCTGATGATATATTCAAATCATTCTTCATGGCTAGTGTTGCAGAAATTGAGGCTGCGACGGATTTGGCATTGGCGGAAGTCATGTACAGGGCTGCAAATAAATGGGGGATAAAATATATTCTTGAAGGTCATTCCTTTATTGCAGAGGGAATAACTCCTCTTGGGCGAAATTACTTTGATGGTAAGTATATTCAGTCCATTCACGCCCAGTACGGTACTCGGCCGATGAAGACGTATCCGCTTATGACTTTTTCCCGTTTTTTGTGGTGGGCATTGGCGTGCCGTATCAAAAAAGTGCGTCCATACTGGTATATAAAGTATTCGAAAGAAGATGCAATGAAACTCCTGAAAGAGAAATATGGGTGGGAGTATTATGGTGGGCATCATCTTGAAAATCGTATGACGGCCTTTGCGCACAGTGTATATTTCCCGGAGAAATTTAATTCTGATTTTAGAAATAATACTTTGTCGGCTCTCGCTCGGCATGGTCGATTGTCGCGGGCTGAAGCATGGCGTCAATACAATACTCCACGTGCTGTTGAAACAGGACTTATAGCCTATTTTTGCAAGAGACTTGGTTTGTCTGAAGAAGAGTATAGTAAAATTATGAGCCGTCCTCCGAGGTCTTGGACGGAATTTCCAACGTACAAAAAAAGATTTGAGCGTTTCCGTCCCCTTTTTGCTGTTCTCGCAAAAGCGGAACTCGTTCCATACAGTTTTTATATCAAGTACTGCTTTCCAACGGGGCTATAG
- a CDS encoding acyltransferase — MLEMNENENENENFIARLKKCYLVADMKMQERFRRSLPFADALFDRWERAEMLGFGKGASIYNSSLVFGDVKVGENVWIGPFTILDAHAEIIEIGDSCSISSGVHIYTHDSVIHALSGRKKPLQSSPVSIGECSYIGAQSIIGAGVSIGSHCVVGANSFVNRDVPPKTIVAGSPAKKIGVVTIDGDDIFLKYSDS, encoded by the coding sequence ATGCTTGAGATGAATGAGAATGAGAATGAGAATGAGAATTTTATAGCCAGATTGAAAAAGTGCTACCTCGTAGCCGACATGAAGATGCAGGAAAGGTTCCGCAGAAGCCTGCCATTTGCCGATGCCCTTTTCGATCGGTGGGAACGGGCAGAAATGTTGGGGTTTGGGAAAGGGGCTAGCATCTATAATTCTTCGCTTGTGTTTGGTGATGTGAAGGTCGGCGAGAATGTTTGGATCGGACCTTTTACCATACTCGATGCCCATGCCGAAATCATTGAAATCGGCGACAGTTGCAGTATCTCTTCCGGTGTTCACATTTATACGCATGACTCCGTTATCCATGCCCTGTCCGGTCGGAAAAAACCGCTGCAATCAAGTCCTGTTTCTATCGGGGAGTGTTCCTATATCGGCGCACAATCCATAATCGGTGCCGGTGTTTCCATCGGTAGCCATTGTGTTGTTGGAGCTAACTCCTTTGTGAATCGAGACGTACCGCCAAAAACCATTGTCGCCGGTTCGCCGGCAAAGAAAATCGGCGTTGTTACAATTGATGGTGATGATATTTTTTTGAAGTACAGTGACAGTTGA